One Paraburkholderia caffeinilytica DNA segment encodes these proteins:
- the nirD gene encoding nitrite reductase small subunit NirD: protein MNNDRLPQSWMPVCALDDIVPNTGVCALVNGEQVAVFHVTTGDAEAGIYAIDNFDPGSQAAVLSRGLIGSLGERIVVASPIYKHHFDLRTGECLEAPENSVNAYPVRIESGKVWVAA from the coding sequence ATGAACAACGATCGACTTCCGCAATCCTGGATGCCCGTGTGCGCGCTCGACGACATCGTTCCGAATACCGGCGTGTGCGCGCTTGTCAACGGCGAGCAGGTTGCGGTATTTCACGTGACCACCGGCGACGCGGAAGCGGGCATCTACGCGATCGACAACTTCGATCCGGGTTCGCAGGCGGCGGTGCTCTCGCGCGGGCTGATCGGCAGCCTCGGCGAGCGCATCGTGGTGGCCTCGCCGATCTACAAGCATCATTTCGATCTGCGCACCGGCGAATGCCTCGAGGCGCCCGAGAATTCCGTCAACGCGTATCCGGTGCGCATCGAGAGCGGTAAGGTGTGGGTCGCGGCATGA